The following coding sequences lie in one [Chlorobium] sp. 445 genomic window:
- a CDS encoding GNAT family N-acetyltransferase: MMFQIAPLQSEHKEPIRTLLFETGAFRPDEIEVAMELIDDTLARHGVLLPEDYHIFVALDEPNVLGYVCFGKTPMTLSTFDLYWIAVSPQVQGKGVGRALFDFACKEARAMGGALLVIETASQPKYEPTRKFYEKVGCTLEARIKNFYSIGDDKLIYTKAL; this comes from the coding sequence ATGATGTTTCAGATTGCACCTCTTCAAAGCGAACATAAAGAGCCGATTCGCACGCTGCTCTTTGAGACAGGTGCATTTCGCCCTGATGAAATCGAGGTTGCAATGGAACTCATTGATGACACTCTTGCGCGCCATGGTGTGCTCTTGCCAGAGGATTATCATATTTTTGTAGCCCTTGATGAGCCGAATGTCTTAGGCTATGTTTGTTTTGGCAAAACACCCATGACGCTTTCCACTTTTGATCTGTATTGGATTGCGGTGTCGCCACAGGTGCAAGGCAAAGGCGTTGGGAGAGCCTTGTTTGACTTTGCCTGCAAAGAGGCGCGTGCCATGGGTGGTGCGCTCTTGGTTATTGAGACTGCCTCGCAGCCAAAGTATGAGCCAACGCGCAAGTTCTATGAGAAAGTTGGCTGCACACTTGAAGCCAGAATCAAGAATTTTTACAGCATTGGCGATGACAAACTTATCTACACCAAAGCCCTTTGA
- a CDS encoding glutamate racemase: MTNLSTPKPFEGLQSDAPIGIFDSGVGGLTVVRRIMERLPNERIVYFGDTARVPYGTKSVPTIRKYAAEDTALLLKESPKVIVAACNTVSALALDIVAQVANGIPTIGVVAAGARLAAERSPRGCIGVIGTEATISSGAYYDAIKHLKPTAKVFSKACPLFVPLAEEGLLSHLATRLIAEDYLSELITQEIDTLVLGCTHYPLLRNVIADVVGESVLIIDSAEAVALEVELLLCAARLLNPNVHHLPSKFIVSDLPTKFNRIAECFLGFLPQHIEVIFPDLH; encoded by the coding sequence ATGACAAACTTATCTACACCAAAGCCCTTTGAAGGACTGCAGAGCGACGCTCCGATTGGGATTTTCGACTCGGGCGTTGGCGGTCTGACGGTTGTGCGTCGCATTATGGAGCGCTTACCGAATGAGCGCATTGTTTATTTTGGCGATACGGCGCGAGTACCCTACGGTACCAAGTCTGTTCCCACGATTCGCAAATACGCTGCTGAAGATACTGCGCTTTTACTTAAAGAATCTCCGAAGGTGATTGTTGCGGCTTGTAATACGGTGTCGGCTTTAGCTTTAGACATTGTAGCGCAGGTTGCTAATGGAATTCCTACGATTGGGGTTGTTGCGGCAGGTGCGCGCCTTGCTGCAGAGCGCAGTCCGAGAGGGTGCATCGGCGTTATTGGCACGGAAGCTACTATCAGCTCAGGCGCATATTATGACGCCATCAAGCATCTGAAGCCCACGGCAAAAGTTTTTTCCAAAGCCTGCCCGCTTTTTGTACCGCTGGCTGAAGAAGGACTTCTCTCTCACCTTGCTACGCGACTTATTGCAGAGGATTATCTTTCCGAGTTAATTACTCAAGAAATTGATACACTGGTTTTAGGCTGTACGCACTACCCGCTCTTGCGCAATGTTATTGCAGATGTGGTGGGCGAATCGGTCTTAATTATTGACTCTGCGGAAGCTGTCGCGCTTGAAGTTGAGTTGCTGCTTTGCGCCGCACGCTTGCTCAATCCGAATGTGCATCACTTGCCATCGAAGTTTATCGTAAGCGATTTGCCCACGAAATTCAATCGTATTGCTGAATGTTTCTTAGGCTTTTTGCCCCAACACATTGAAGTTATCTTCCCTGATTTGCATTGA